A stretch of Lathyrus oleraceus cultivar Zhongwan6 chromosome 6, CAAS_Psat_ZW6_1.0, whole genome shotgun sequence DNA encodes these proteins:
- the LOC127095137 gene encoding VAN3-binding protein — MDKTRTGFCRPESHHCSIFRPPETPREPMEFLSRSWSVSALEISKALNASPSNTTIPENITGESEESPSLNPFSFASSETSQMIMERIMSQSEDVSVSPRTSGRLSHSSGPLTDSCPVSPSEIDDIKYGRANNAGVSLNGYLKPPGSGGKTVGRWLKDRKEKKKEEARAHNAQLHAAVSVAAVAAAVAAIAAATAASSGSGDDEQIAKTDSAVASAATLVAAQCVEAAESLGADREHLAAVVGSAVNVRSAGDIMTLTAAAATALRGAATLKARALKEVWNIAAVIPVERSLGGSIGGNGGSNSSFSGEILPEENFLGTCNREYLARGCELLKRTRKGDLHWKVVSVYINRMNQVTLKMKSRHVAGTITKKKKNVVVELIKNMPAWPGRHLLQGGEDRRYFGLKTLMRGVVEFECMSQREYDVWTQGVSRLLSIAAEKNNRNRF, encoded by the exons ATGGATAAAACCCGAACCGGTTTCTGTAGACCCGAATCTCACCACTGCTCCATTTTCCGTCCACCGGAAACACCACGTGAACCAATGGAGTTTCTGTCTCGCTCATGGAGCGTTTCGGCTCTAGAAATCTCCAAAGCTCTTAACGCTTCTCCCTCTAATACCACCATACCGGAAAACATCACCGGAGAATCCGAAGAGTCACCCTCGTTAAACCCGTTTTCTTTTGCTTCCTCAGAAACATCTCAAATGATAATGGAACGTATCATGTCACAATCC GAAGATGTTTCTGTATCACCACGAACCTCCGGGAGACTCTCTCATAGTAGTGGACCTTTAACCGATAGTTGTCCGGTTTCACCATCTGAAATCGACGATATCAAG TACGGCCGTGCCAATAATGCGGGTGTGAGTTTAAACGGTTATTTGAAGCCTCCGGGCAGTGGTGGGAAGACGGTTGGAAGGTGGTTGAAGGATAGGAAggagaagaagaaagaagaagcAAGGGCCCATAATGCTCAGCTTCATGCTGCGGTTTCCGTTGCTGCTGTTGCCGCTGCGGTTGCTGCTATTGCAGCCGCCACCGCTGCTTCTTCCGGGTCTGGTGATGACGAGCAGATTGCGAAGACGGACTCGGCTGTGGCCTCTGCAGCGACGTTGGTTGCGGCTCAATGCGTTGAGGCAGCTGAGTCTCTGGGGGCAGACAGGGAACATCTTGCTGCCGTGGTTGGCTCCGCTGTGAATGTTAGATCAGCCGGTGATATCATGACTTTAACTGCTGCTGCTGCAACAG CTTTGCGTGGAGCTGCGACCTTGAAAGCGAGGGCTTTGAAGGAAGTTTGGAATATTGCAGCAGTGATTCCGGTGGAGAGGAGTTTGGGGGGTTCCATAGGTGGTAATGGAGGTTCAAATAGTAGCTTCAGCGGCGAGATTCTTCCTGAAGAGAATTTTTTGGGTACATGCAATAGAGAATATCTAGCAAGAGGTTGCGAGCTTCTCAAGCGCACAAGGAAAG GTGATCTTCACTGGAAAGTCGTATCTGTATATATAAACAGAATGAATCAG GTTACTTTGAAAATGAAGAGTAGGCACGTTGCTGGGACCataacaaaaaagaaaaaga ATGTGGTGGTTGAACTAATCAAAAATATGCCTGCTTGGCCGGGACGCCACTTACTACAAGGCGGTGAGGATCGTCGGTACTTTGGGTTGAAAACGCTAATGCGCGGTGTCGTTGAATTCGAATGCATGAGTCAAAGAGAATATGATGTGTGGACTCAAGGTGTTTCAAGGCTTCTttctattgctgctgagaagaaCAACAGAAATAGATTTTGA